Proteins encoded in a region of the Nicotiana tomentosiformis chromosome 9, ASM39032v3, whole genome shotgun sequence genome:
- the LOC104101525 gene encoding pectin acetylesterase 7-like, which yields MMMAKIFQFVCVLICFLAIIINIDACVKENATSDIDQGYYVEKTVVHNAVSKGAVCLDGSPPAYHFEPGFGDGVGKWLVHLSGGAWCTTVEECLNRSKSDFGSSKYMKPWWFIGIYSKTQSVNPDFYNWNKVFVRYCDGGAFTGNAEYVDPATNLHFRGARIFKAVMEDVLAKGLKNAQSALLIGSSAAGYPAMLYCDRFHKLLPNTPRVKCMVDAGYFIHVKDPHQARNFTQMYKAIVNLHGSAKTLPKSCISKMKPEMCFFPENMQHKIKTPLYIAMSAFDKFQINTTIYDGVNTCIEGGNCTATENKLFRDFRLEFLNALPKGNNPKLRGAFIDARNHHTQVQGWWSPKNVTTVKNLNLMKAFGDWYYDRNYTYVIDERDLPISAMNDVKPCDSKK from the exons ATGATGATGgccaaaatatttcaatttgtCTGTGTACTTATTTGTTTCTTGGCCATTATTATCAACATTGATGCTTGTGTAAAAGAAAATGCAACATCAGACATAGATCAGGGATATTATGTCGAAAAAACAGTCGTTCACAATGCTGTATCAAAAGGAGCAG TGTGCTTGGACGGATCACCCCCAGCATACCATTTTGAACCAGGATTCGGAGATGGAGTGGGAAAATGGCTTGTTCATCTTTCG GGAGGAGCATGGTGCACAACCGTCGAAGAGTGTCTGAATCGTTCCAAATCTGACTTTGGTTCCTCAAAATATATGAAACCGTGGTGGTTTATAGGAATTTACAGCAAGACTCAGAGTGTAAATCCAG ATTTCTACAATTGGAACAAAGTATTTGTTAGATACTGTGATGGTGGAGCGTTCACAGGAAATGCCGAATACGTTGATCCT GCTACCAATCTTCACTTTAGGGGCGCAAGGATTTTTAAAGCAGTAATGGAGGATGTTCTAGCAAAAGGATTGAAGAACGCGCAGAGC GCACTTCTTATCGGAAGTTCTGCCGCAGGATACCCAGCAATGCTATACTGTGATCGCTTTCATAAATTGTTGCCAAATACTCCTAGAGTGAAATGCATGGTTGATGCTGGTTATTTTATCCACGT GAAGGATCCTCACCAAGCAAGAAATTTTACGCAAATGTATAAAGCAATTGTTAATTTACAT GGATCTGCCAAAACGTTACCAAAATCATGCATTTCGAAAATGAAACCTGAAATG TGCTTCTTCCCGGAGAACATGCAACACAAAATCAAGACACCACTCTACATAGCAATGTCCGCATTTGATAAATTCCAG ATAAATACTACTATATACGATGGGGTAAATACATGCATTGAAGGCGGAAATTGCACTGCAACTGAGAACAAACTCTTCAGAG ACTTTAGGTTGGAATTCTTAAATGCTTTGCCCAAAGGAAATAATCCTAAATTAAGAGGAGCTTTCATTGACGCACGCAATCATCATACCCAAGTCCAAGGATGGTGGTCTCCTAAAAATGTCACCACCGTTAAAAATTTG